In Saccharomycodes ludwigii strain NBRC 1722 chromosome III, whole genome shotgun sequence, one DNA window encodes the following:
- the YIP3 gene encoding Yip3p (similar to Saccharomyces cerevisiae YNL044W | YIP3 | Ypt-Interacting Protein), which produces MDSIQQPQSQQLTTTLTTQFGSFIKNLSIENIKTEFYNVQAKFSNLRQPQDFFDVKRISKPANFSEVQQRVSYNLKYYSTNYALIIVSLSIYTLLTNWLLLFVLLFTGFGIISINKLNGEDLVTSFGVLKASQLYTALLCVSVPLGFLASPISTLMWLIGTSGVVVLGHASFMEKPIETVFEEQV; this is translated from the coding sequence atggacTCCATACAACAACCACAATCTCAACAACTAACTACAACTTTAACCACACAATTTGgttcatttattaaaaatttatcgATAGAAAACATTAAGACAGAATTTTATAATGTGCAAGCcaaattttctaatttaCGTCAACCACAGGATTTCTTCGACGTTAAAAGAATTTCCAAGCCGGCCAACTTTTCGGAAGTCCAACAAAGAGTTtcatataatttaaaatactATTCTACCAATTATGCCTTGATAATTGTTTCTTTGAGTATTTATACCTTGTTAACTAATTGGTTGCTATTATTTGTCTTACTTTTCACCGGATTTGGTATTATCagtataaataaattaaatggCGAAGACTTAGTTACTTCCTTTGGTGTATTAAAGGCATCTCAACTATATACTGCTCTATTATGTGTTTCTGTTCCATTAGGATTTTTAGCTTCTCCCATTAGCACATTAATGTGGTTGATCGGTACTTCAGGTGTTGTAGTTTTAGGTCATGCTTCGTTCATGGAAAAACCCATTGAAACAGTTTTTGAAGAACAAGTGTAA
- the LAP2 gene encoding bifunctional aminopeptidase/epoxide hydrolase (similar to Saccharomyces cerevisiae YNL045W | LAP2 | Leucine AminoPeptidases): MSTLITAKSTSLLPPSLENKRPKESSPTYDHSTLSNYKSVLGNLFNTDLQLSINFDKKQIDGTVTFELKSTNTNVYHLDTSYLDIHSIKYNNQQINNWSILDRVGALGSRLVIKDIPEGNSANSNKLSIDFSTTDKCTALQWLDSNQTSGKPYVFSQLEAIHARSLFPCFDTPSVKSKYTCTIKSPLPVVFSGIEKESHEKDVYAFEQTVPIPSYLIGIASGNLVSADIGPRSKVYTEPFRLKDAQWEFDGDVERFIETAEQLIFKYEWGSYNVLINPQSYPYGGMESPNMTFATPTLIAYDKSNVDVIAHELAHSWAGNLVTNCSWDHFFLNEGWTVYLERRILGAIHGDPARHFSALIGWNDLENSINAMSNPERFSKLVQDLSDGCDPDEAFSSVPYEKGFNLLFHLETKLGGTEVFDPFIKHYFSTFSKKSLDTWQFLDCLFDFYHSNYYYKNSKERDYTKYEILRNEVDWETWLFKAGMPPKPIFNTELADSVYDLVHKWKSLVSKTDNTNSFTPSPGDIKNFNSNQLVLFLDTLCNPKEGGLHNWYEYSEVVEKFLSVYGKLIGGSRNAEVIFRFFRFQVYSHNKESYLKLSDWLGTVGRMKFVRPGYRLLNMVDRSLALETFKKYEYTYHPICATLVKQDSGIGNK, from the coding sequence ATGTCAACATTAATTACCGCCAAATCAACTTCATTATTACCACCATCcttagaaaataaaagaccCAAAGAATCTTCTCCTACTTATGACCATTCTACCCTATCTAACTACAAATCTGTACTAggtaatttatttaacacAGATTTACAATTGTCCATcaattttgataaaaaacaaattgacGGTACTGTTACATTCGAATTGAAAAGTACTAATACAAATGTATATCATCTAGATACTTCCTATTTAGATATTCATTCCatcaaatataataatcaacAAATCAACAATTGGTCCATTTTGGATAGAGTTGGTGCATTAGGCTCTAGGTTAGTCATTAAAGATATACCTGAAGGTAATTCCGCTAATAGCAATAAGTTATCCATTGATTTCTCAACTACTGACAAATGCACTGCGTTGCAATGGTTAGATAGTAATCAAACTAGTGGTAAGCCATACGTTTTTTCCCAATTAGAAGCTATTCACGCTAGATCTCTATTCCCGTGCTTTGACACTCCTTCTGTCAAGTCTAAATATACATGCACCATTAAGTCTCCATTGCCTGTGGTATTCAGTGGTATTGAAAAGGAATCACACGAAAAAGATGTTTATGCCTTTGAACAGACCGTTCCCATTCCATCTTATCTAATCGGTATTGCTAGTGGCAATTTGGTTTCTGCTGACATTGGTCCACGTTCTAAAGTCTATACCGAACCCTTTAGATTAAAGGATGCTCAATGGGAATTTGACGGAGATGTGGAGAGATTTATCGAAACGGCGGAACAATTGATTTTTAAGTATGAGTGGGGGTCCTATAATGTGTTGATTAACCCACAATCTTATCCATATGGTGGGATGGAATCCCCAAACATGACATTTGCTACACCAACGTTAATTGCCTACGACAAATCGAATGTAGACGTTATTGCCCATGAGTTGGCTCATTCGTGGGCTGGCAATTTGGTTACCAATTGTTCATGggaccatttttttttaaatgaggGCTGGACTGTTTATTTGGAAAGGAGAATTTTAGGTGCCATTCATGGTGACCCTGCCAGGCATTTTAGTGCTTTAATTGGCTGGAACGATTTGGAAAATTCCATTAATGCAATGTCCAATCCTGAACGGTTTAGTAAGTTAGTACAGGATTTGAGCGATGGCTGCGATCCAGATGAAGCATTCAGTAGTGTCCCATATGAAAAAGGATTTAACTTGTTGTTCCATTTAGAAACCAAGTTAGGTGGAACTGAAGTTTTTGATCCATTTATCaaacattatttttctacgttttccaaaaaaagcTTGGATACTTGGCAGTTTTTGGACTGTTTATTTGACTTTTATCACtccaattattattataaaaatagcaaagAAAGGGATTATACCAAATATGAGATTTTAAGAAATGAGGTGGACTGGGAAACTTGGTTGTTTAAAGCTGGTATGCCACCAAAACCCATATTTAATACAGAACTAGCTGATTCTGTGTATGATTTGGTACATAAATGGAAAAGCTTGGTTTCTAAAACCGACAATACAAATTCTTTCACACCCTCTCCTGGAGATATCAAGAATTTTAATTCTAACCAATTGGTTTTATTTCTAGACACTCTATGCAATCCTAAAGAGGGTGGGTTGCATAATTGGTACGAATATTCAGAagttgttgaaaaatttttatccGTTTACGGAAAGCTAATTGGGGGGTCTCGCAATGCAGaagttatttttagattCTTTAGATTCCAAGTTTATTCGCACAATAAAGAAAGCTACTTGAAATTAAGCGACTGGTTGGGTACTGTTGGTAGAATGAAATTTGTTCGTCCAGGATACAGACTGTTAAATATGGTCGATCGTTCTTTGGCTTTAGAAacgtttaaaaaatatgaatacACTTATCATCCCATTTGTGCAACTTTGGTGAAACAAGATTCAGGCATaggaaataaataa
- a CDS encoding SLM1 family PH domain-containing protein (similar to Saccharomyces cerevisiae YIL105C | SLM1 | Synthetic Lethal with Mss4 (paralog of YNL047C | SLM2)): protein MSIQQQQKSINYQQNNKIDSTQQVDSQNNSNANTPLVLDPLLSNNSTVSTQKNKRNSHVDPNIYNNKDLRSPLVITVPTNSHPTEILSRRFAMWRNIIKSLLIYLNETCSIQDEIVRQQMRLSHAINFPFNNNISTINGGNNTNSDNISINNNATNNISTSNINSSTGNTVTTASNNVNRRSFQSLNTTNVDDSGNLQPPDDNNLFAPVGSGSIQDLPFILSQYHNSMVHSASFASKELNSVIIPRLEDLRRDLLIKIKEIKGLESDFKNTCMKELQQTKAELSNFESSLEQIRYSGVTPSKDPYLCKIILDRQIKKQLHEENFLHEAFINLQTSGKELERVVILEIQSALTQYAKLMNQEAQLTFDLLISKFNTGFVNKSPSFEWDYYMDNINNSNGTNVTFIPLDLPMRHFSKIIYKHQYDPLTYEIQSGVLERRSKFLKSYSKGFYVLTPSFLHEFKTADRRRDLVPVMSLSLNECTIAEHSKRGSNDFKFVLHAKQNGIIHRGHNWVFRADSYDSMFEWFENLKNLTSSSDPKVRSNFVIAKLNLDPVTGRPLLGSLNVNNNNNNNNNNSSNAARFSLTSSSPRSSTSIINRGIHNPHAIISPRQSTESKHSVHSNPSTLNSKVTNGNSAVNANINRHLSNGYQHRNVSPVIPNSRVFSTGTTNIPVNNKSIDGNTINDNNTSSLNQKQQYYSPSLDQYSNTNTDTDTLPETFQDEVNINNANNNSNTNNTNNQHHHHPYANNSAIDKSVIYNNDPNDKI, encoded by the coding sequence ATGTCCATtcaacagcaacaaaaaagtATCAATTATCAACAGAATAACAAGATAGATTCAACTCAACAAGTGGATTCCCAAAACAATAGCAATGCCAACACTCCTCTGGTTTTAGATCCTCTATTATCAAACAACTCCACTGTTTCTACtcagaaaaacaaaagaaacagTCATGTAgatccaaatatttataataataaagatctACGTTCCCCATTAGTAATTACAGTACCAACTAATTCACATCCAACAGAAATACTATCCAGAAGATTTGCCATGTGGAGAAATATAATCAAATCTTTActgatatatttaaatgaaacCTGTTCTATTCAAGATGAAATCGTTAGACAACAAATGAGATTATCACATGCCATTAATTTCCCcttcaataacaatattagcACCATAAATGGTGgaaataataccaatagcGATAATATAAGTATCAATAACAATGCTACTAATAACATTAGTACTAGCAACATCAATAGTTCCACTGGTAACACCGTCACCACGGCTAGTAATAACGTCAATCGTAGAAGTTTTCAAAGTCTTAACACAACAAACGTGGATGATTCTGGGAATTTACAACCTCCAGATgacaataatttatttgctCCGGTTGGAAGTGGTTCCATCCAAGATTTACCATTCATTCTATCGCAATACCATAATTCCATGGTTCATTCTGCATCTTTTGCTTCTAAAGAACTAAATAGCGTTATAATTCCAAGATTAGAAGATTTGAGAAGAGATTTgctaattaaaattaaagaaattaaaggaCTTGAATCCGATTTCAAAAATACATGTATGAAAGAACTACAACAAACGAAAGCCGAGTTGAGCAATTTTGAATCATCTTTAGAACAAATTAGGTATAGTGGTGTAACTCCTAGTAAAGATCCATATTTATGTAAGATAATACTGGATagacaaattaaaaagcaGTTACACGAGGAAAATTTCTTGCATGAAGCATTTATTAACTTGCAAACTAGTGGGAAAGAGTTAGAACGTGTTGTTATTCTAGAAATTCAAAGCGCTTTAACTCAATATGCCAAACTAATGAACCAGGAAGCACAGTTGACTTTTGACTTATTAATATCTAAATTTAATACGGGATTTGTCAACAAAAGTCCCTCGTTTGAATGGGATTACTACAtggataatattaataacagtaatgGGACTAATGTCACATTTATTCCGTTAGATTTACCGATGAGACATTTTagtaaaattatatataagcATCAATATGATCCATTAACCTACGAAATTCAATCAGGCGTTCTAGAACGAAGATCCAAATTCCTAAAATCGTATTCCAAAGGGTTTTATGTGCTAACCCCGAGTTTTTTGCATGAATTCAAGACTGCTGATCGTAGAAGAGATTTAGTGCCTGTAATGTCGCTATCTTTGAATGAATGTACAATTGCTGAACATTCTAAACGGGGTTCCAATGATTTTAAGTTTGTTTTACATGCAAAACAAAATGGTATTATACATCGAGGCCATAATTGGGTTTTTAGAGCTGATAGTTATGATTCAATGTTTGAATGGTTCGAaaacttgaaaaatttgactAGTTCAAGCGATCCTAAGGTTAGAAGTAACTTTGTGATtgcaaaattaaatttagatCCAGTAACTGGCAGACCATTGCTTGGATCTTTAAacgttaataataataataataataataataataatagtagtaatgCTGCCAGATTTTCATTAACGTCTTCCTCTCCTAGATCATCGACATCCATTATTAATAGAGGGATTCATAACCCGCACGCAATCATATCGCCTCGGCAAAGTACAGAATCCAAACATTCTGTACATTCTAACCCATCAACTTTGAATTCTAAAGTTACAAACGGTAATTCCGCTGTTAATGCCAATATTAATAGGCACTTAAGTAATGGATATCAGCATAGGAACGTTTCCCCTGTAATACCAAATTCAAGAGTTTTTAGTACAGGCACTACAAATATTCctgttaataataagtCCATTGATGGTAATACCATTAATGATAACAACACTAGTAGTCTAAATCAAAAACAGCAATATTATTCGCCAAGTTTAGATCAATACTCCAATACCAATACTGATACTGATACTCTTCCAGAAACATTTCAAGATGAGGTAAATATCAATAacgctaataataatagtaatactaataatactaataatcagcatcatcatcatcccTATGCCAACAATAGTGCTATTGATAAGAgtgttatttataataatgaccCTAAcgataaaatataa
- the ALG11 gene encoding alpha-1,2-mannosyltransferase ALG11 (similar to Saccharomyces cerevisiae YNL048W | ALG11 | Asparagine-Linked Glycosylation) — MTGVPWKTIVTIFFIIVFLTRESAKIFRFGLYSLPKGYITKLDRIHQKYVEFQKKKDCDGDESLLGKSLAINFGWKAGIIRRLLLLNTFTDCLAYSNYYPDAKTKNCLIGLNLIDREKYSKLRTNLLTNAGLHESQKRIIGIFHPYCNAGGGGEKVLWKIIEHIQTKYPQYIIAVYTGDLDVKPTEIIEKVYVKFGYKLNPKTLTFIYLTSRKYVDGSYWKHFTLLGQALSSLYLCIESLYKLPPDIFIDTMGYPFTYYIVRLFANVPVVSYTHYPIISDDMLEANTTGLIKKFYWKILMGLYKNVGNYVDISITNSSWTNNHMNKIWCSTNSEKNHIIYPPCSTELLVENLQKKMKFPPDLKSWKKQRKFQAVVVAQFRPEKRHELIIEQYAEYYHDLMDTKTNTLTGIKTSEPLRLLFAGSTRDKRDEAYVKYLRDKINNLRIPSNLIEFKCNLSYPLLQKELQESMFGLNAMWNEHFGIAIVEYVANGCIPIVHASAGPLLDIVIDNYKNGIFFIDPSDPDYNLRKDVQNYKKLAEAFQYIQEKFNTNSATIEELWTISNKGYERVLKKFGDEKFDSDWDKNVMEPLVTELENKYRMNKLKENPELKTI; from the coding sequence ATGACAGGTGTTCCTTGGAAAACAATTGTGACCATATTCTTCattattgtatttttaaccAGAGAATCAGCCAAAATTTTCAGATTTGGATTATATTCATTACCAAAGGGATACATAACAAAGTTGGATCGTATCcatcaaaaatatgttgaatttcaaaagaaaaaagactGTGATGGTGATGAATCTTTGCTTGGCAAATCCCTCGCTATTAACTTTGGATGGAAAGCTGGTATAATTAGAAGACTATTGCTATTAAATACATTTACAGATTGTTTAGCCTATTCAAACTATTACCCTGATgctaaaactaaaaattgtttaattgGCTTGAATTTGATTGATagagaaaaatattcaaaattaagAACAAATTTGTTAACTAATGCTGGTCTCCACGAGTCTCAAAAGAGaattattggtatttttcACCCTTACTGCAACGCAGGCGGTGGCGGTGAGAAAGTTTTATGGAAAATTATAGAGCACATCCAAACAAAATATCCTCAATATATTATTGCTGTATATACTGGTGATTTGGATGTTAAGCCAACagaaattattgaaaaagtttACGTTAAATTTGGCTACAAATTAAATCCTAAAACTTTAACGTTTATTTATCTAACTTCAAGAAAATATGTCGATGGGTCCTATTGGAAACATTTCACACTGCTAGGCCAAGCCTTATCCAGCTTATATTTGTGCATTGAGAGTTTATATAAATTGCCACCAGATATATTCATTGATACAATGGGTTATCCTTTCACCTATTACATAGTTAGATTATTCGCTAATGTTCCAGTAGTTAGCTATACTCACTATCCAATAATTTCAGATGACATGTTGGAAGCTAACACTACTGGGCtgatcaaaaaattttattggaaaatattgatgGGCTTATATAAAAACGTTGGTAACTATGTTGATATCTCAATAACTAATAGTAGCTGGACCAATAACCATATGAATAAAATCTGGTGCAGCACCAATTCCGAAAAAAACCATATAATATACCCACCATGTTCTACTGAGCTTTTAGTTGAaaatttgcaaaaaaaaatgaaatttcCACCTGACCTCAAATCTTGGAagaaacaaagaaaatttcAGGCCGTAGTCGTTGCTCAATTTCGTCCAGAGAAAAGACACGAGTTAATAATTGAACAATATGCCGAATATTATCATGATCTTATGGACACTAAAACCAACACTCTTACTGGTATCAAGACATCAGAACCTTTGAGGTTATTGTTTGCTGGAAGTACAAGAGATAAAAGAGATGAAGCCTATGTCAAATATTTACGTgacaaaataaacaatcTACGTATTCCATCCAATTTAATTGAGTTTAAATGTAATTTGTCATATCCACTATTGCAGAAAGAATTACAAGAAAGCATGTTCGGGTTGAATGCCATGTGGAATGAGCATTTCGGTATTGCTATTGTTGAGTATGTAGCTAATGGGTGTATACCCATAGTTCATGCTTCTGCAGGTCCGTTGCTcgatattgttattgacaattataaaaatggaatattttttattgaccCAAGCGATCCAGATTATAATTTGAGAAAAGATGTtcaaaattacaaaaaactTGCTGAGGCTTTTCAATATattcaagaaaaatttaataccAATTCTGCTACAATCGAAGAGTTATGGACAATTAGTAATAAGGGGTATGAACGCGTCCTAAAAAAGTTTGGTGATGAAAAGTTTGATTCAGATTGGGATAAAAATGTAATGGAACCTTTAGTAACTGAATTGGAAAACAAGTACAGAATGAATAAATTGAAGGAAAATCCTGAATTAAAAACGATATAG
- the MOB1 gene encoding Mob1p (similar to Saccharomyces cerevisiae YIL106W | MOB1 | Mps One Binder), which produces MSAFLQNFHLSPGQTIRPSRGFKWNNKQQQEFDLENNNNNNSNINEVNVPTFSTPTKNNNNSNLQYPPNTPANNNTNKLLFTNGSNSNSNNNNNNSNNVVTDFNYTPTHQLPFIKPAASTQVTSHRDLKKIVETTLNSESVLEQAVKLPKGEDLNEWIAVHCVDFYNHVNMLYGTITEFCSPTSCPKMIATNEYEYLWNLYPGKPPVSVSAPKYVECLMQWCQNFFDDENIFPVKENVPFPPQFVGRYCRQILKRLFRVYAHIYCHHFNEIFEMNLQILLNTSFRHFCLFTRNFGLLTDEDYGPLLELVNDLTSK; this is translated from the coding sequence atgtCGGCTTTTCTACAAAACTTTCATTTGTCTCCAGGCCAGACTATTCGCCCATCCAGAGGATTTAAATGgaataataaacaacaacaagaatttgatttggaaaacaacaataataataacagtaatattaatgaagTAAATGTACCAACATTTTCAACACCtacaaaaaacaacaacaatagcaATTTACAATACCCTCCAAACACACCagctaataataacactaatAAATTGCTTTTCACTAATGgaagtaatagtaatagcaataacaacaacaacaacagcaacaacgTTGTTACGGATTTTAATTATACACCAACGCATCAATTACCATTCATTAAGCCAGCAGCTAGCACGCAAGTTACTTCGCATAGagatttgaagaaaattgtGGAAACCACTTTAAACTCAGAAAGTGTATTAGAACAAGCTGTTAAATTGCCCAAAGGCGAAGACTTAAATGAATGGATTGCTGTCCACTGCGTCGATTTTTACAACCATGTCAATATGTTGTACGGTACTATAACCGAATTTTGCTCTCCCACGAGTTGTCCCAAAATGATAGCTACTAATGAGTACGAATATTTGTGGAATTTGTATCCGGGGAAACCACCAGTTTCAGTTTCTGCCCCTAAATATGTCGAATGTTTAATGCAATGGTgccaaaatttttttgatgatgaaaatatttttcccGTCAAGGAAAATGTTCCATTTCCTCCGCAGTTTGTGGGTAGGTATTGTAGACAGATATtgaaaagattatttaGAGTTTATGCTCACATATATTGTCATCATTTTAAcgaaatttttgaaatgaatttacaaattttattaaatacaaGCTTTAgacatttttgtttattcaCTAGGAATTTCGGGTTATTAACGGATGAAGACTATGGTCCATTATTAGAATTGGTTAATGATTTAACttcaaaatga
- the PFK26 gene encoding 6-phosphofructo-2-kinase (similar to Saccharomyces cerevisiae YIL107C | PFK26 | 6-PhosphoFructo-2-Kinase) — protein sequence MFKDIQFNQNDDDSNENTKNNHNNNNIVEPCSYPCSSSSSTNIGPTDVRTSNNPQARGKTVRLLVPEHEGNEIKPSDELQQHHDRELDEEELPEFQKRPLSDTPMHSQWNSPTITPEQSSSNLLATADEQALITESETEDDNSSSHANKKNLSQFLKPMVPSADTAHSPNSTGSLSHTSIPRHHATATLDVPGLTKSKTSPDGTISSKDPASKLVIIMVGLPATGKSFITNKLSRFLNFSMYDCKVFNVGNTRREYTKKHSNTTPNQDSSFFDPTNPSATKLRDKWAMDTLSQLLDYLLLSSPGGSVGIFDATNTTKERRKHVIKTIRKRSGLLNVLFLESVCSDTQVVERNVRLKLLGPDYKGKDMGASLKDFKLRLTQYSKAYETVEDDENIPYIKMIDVGKKIISYNIQGFLASQTVYYLLNFNLCDRQIWITRSGESENNVWGRIGGDSVLTPRGVKYSIALTKFIRKKRYEFNQTLLKENKVQSEEAKQEANSGNVPLDEQTCKYLVKEENNVNKEFFVWTSMLKRAIQTAKFFDEDEFPIKQMKMLDELSAGDFENLTYEQIKEEFPEDFKERLSDKLRYRYPGIGGESYLDVINRLRPVITELERITDNVLIISHRVVARVLLGYFLNLSRDIYTNLDVPLHSVYCLETNPFGVTWKLYEYDEIMNDFREIPQDELNTRTVQQIGLVHSERRYSVVPTAPKSSSNKDVESNSFEEFRRNMRSPTHSDTKAVTSKFPSARPTSPSRTEENSDNAGVGNVNGQAMEIPMSYSLAKSFSTGTSRAIPENSIMSSSNNSLMHSINNNNFTVGSLKFATNNNSNNNNNNNDNNNNNNNNNSGVVPRLKQLSNCSISSPISAAASISNGFNDNFYNKNSSSDARSNSGYSIEMDILNEKLKKLKYINRADDNDESDDDGNISDDERE from the coding sequence ATGTTTAAGGATATACAATTCAATcaaaatgatgatgatagcAATGAAAACACTAAAAACAatcacaataataataacatagtTGAGCCATGTTCATATCCGTGTTCATCATCCTCTTCAACTAATATAGGACCAACTGATGTACGAACTAGTAACAATCCTCAAGCACGTGGGAAAACAGTTCGTTTGCTCGTACCAGAACATGAGGGGAATGAAATTAAGCCTAGTGATGAATTACAACAGCATCATGATAGAGAACTGGACGAAGAAGAATTACCCGAGTTCCAAAAAAGACCTTTAAGTGATACACCCATGCATTCACAATGGAATTCTCCAACAATAACACCAGAACAATCATCTTCTAATTTACTGGCTACTGCTGATGAGCAAGCTTTAATTACTGAATCAGAAACAGAAGACGATAACAGTTCATCTCAtgcaaataaaaagaacCTGTCCCAATTTCTTAAACCAATGGTCCCATCGGCGGATACTGCACATAGTCCCAATAGTACTGGTTCTTTATCTCATACTAGTATTCCTCGCCATCATGCTACCGCCACATTGGATGTGCCCGGTTTAACTAAATCCAAGACTAGTCCAGATGGTACTATTTCTTCCAAAGATCCTGCTTCCAAATTGGTGATTATTATGGTTGGACTACCGGCTACGGGTAAATCGTTTATCACAAACAAATTGTCCaggtttttaaattttagtATGTATGATTGCAAAGTTTTCAATGTGGGAAACACTAGAAGAGAATATACCAAGAAACACTCAAATACCACGCCAAATCAGGACTCCAGTTTCTTTGATCCTACCAATCCTTCTGCCACTAAATTAAGAGATAAATGGGCTATGGATACGTTAAGTCAGTTATTGGactatttattattatcatcaccTGGCGGGTCAGTGGGTATATTTGATGCCACAAACACTACCAAggaaagaagaaaacaTGTGATTAAAACAATAAGGAAGAGATCAGGTCTATTAAACGTACTATTTTTGGAGAGTGTTTGTTCTGATACCCAAGTTGTTGAAAGAAATGTTAGGTTAAAGTTACTGGGACCCGATTATAAGGGGAAAGATATGGGAGCTTCGTTAAAGGATTTTAAACTAAGATTAACCCAATACTCCAAAGCTTACGAGACTGTGGAGgatgatgaaaatataCCGTATATTAAGATGATTGATGtagggaaaaaaattatttcttaCAATATACAAGGATTTTTAGCATCTCAAactgtttattatttgttaaattttaatCTTTGTGACAGACAGATTTGGATTACCAGAAGTGGTGAAAGTGAAAATAACGTATGGGGACGCATTGGTGGAGATTCTGTTTTAACACCAAGAGGCGTAAAGTACTCCATTGCATTAACTAAATTTATTCGAAAGAAAAGGTATGAATTTAATCAGACTTTGcttaaagaaaacaaagtACAAAGTGAAGAGGCAAAACAAGAGGCTAATAGCGGTAACGTTCCACTGGACGAACAAACGTGTAAATATCTAGTGAAGGAGGAAAACAATGTAAATAAggaattttttgtttggaCATCAATGTTGAAACGTGCCATCCAAACAGCCAAATTTTTCGATGAAGATGAATTTCCAATTaaacaaatgaaaatgttaGACGAATTAAGTGCGggtgattttgaaaatttaacTTATGAGCAgataaaagaagaatttCCTGAGGACTTTAAAGAAAGATTGAGTGATAAATTGAGATATAGATATCCTGGTATTGGTGGTGAATCTTATTTAGACGTTATTAATAGATTAAGACCTGTTATTACCGAACTGGAAAGAATTACTGACAACGTTTTAATTATATCGCATAGGGTGGTTGCGAGAGTTCTATTaggttattttttaaatttgagTAGAGATATATACACCAATTTGGATGTGCCATTGCATTCCGTCTACTGTTTAGAAACCAATCCCTTTGGAGTTACCTGGAAATTGTACGAGTATGATGAGATAATGAATGATTTCAGAGAAATACCACAAGATGAATTGAATACAAGGACGGTTCAACAAATTGGATTGGTTCATTCTGAAAGAAGGTATAGCGTGGTACCAACTGCCCCTAAATCATCGTCGAACAAAGATGTAGAGAGCAATAGTTTTGAGGAATTTAGACGCAACATGAGGTCACCTACCCACAGTGATACAAAGGCTGTGACTTCTAAGTTTCCCTCTGCAAGACCCACTTCACCATCCCGTACTGAAGAAAATTCTGATAATGCTGGAGTTGGCAATGTCAATGGCCAAGCCATGGAGATTCCAATGTCTTATTCGTTAGCAAAATCTTTCTCTACGGGTACATCCAGAGCAATACCAGAAAATTCAATTATGAGTTCttcaaataattcattGATGCATtctatcaataataataatttcacAGTTGGTTCTTTAAAATTCGCgacaaacaacaacagcaacaacaacaacaacaacaacgataataataataataataataataataatagcggTGTGGTACCTCGTTTAAAACAGCTAAGCAATTGTTCGATTTCCTCGCCTATAAGCGCTGCTGCTAGTATCAGTAATGgttttaatgataatttttataacaaaaatagtaGTAGCGATGCCAGATCCAATTCTGGATATTCAATTGAGatggatattttaaatgaaaaattgaagaaattgaaatatattaatagagcagatgataatgatgaatcTGATGACGATGGTAATATAAGTGATGATGAAAGAGAATGA